One Cicer arietinum cultivar CDC Frontier isolate Library 1 chromosome 8, Cicar.CDCFrontier_v2.0, whole genome shotgun sequence DNA segment encodes these proteins:
- the LOC101510866 gene encoding V-type proton ATPase subunit E-like encodes MNDADVSKQIQQMVRFIRQEAEEKANEISVSAEEEFNIEKLQLVEADKKKIRQEYERKEKQVDVRKKIEYSMQLNASRLKVLQAQDDVVNKMKEAAHKELLNVSRDHHVYKNLIKDLVVQSLVRLKEPSIILRCREEDLHLVEDVLESAAEEYAEKAKVHLPEIVVDKDVYLPPAPNHNNPHDLYCSGGVVLASRDGKIVFENTLDARLDVVFRNKLPHIRKELFGQVAV; translated from the exons ATGAACGACGCAGATGTCTCCAAACAAATCCAGCAGATGGTGAGGTTTATCCGCCAGGAAGCCGAAGAAAAAGCCAACGAGATCTCTGTTTCCGCCGAAGAA GAATTCAACATCGAGAAGTTGCAGTTGGTTGAGGCTGATAAGAAGAAGATCCGTCAAGAGTACGAAAGGAAAGAGAAGCAAGTTGATGTTCGGAAGAAGAT TGAGTACTCTATGCAGTTGAATGCTTCACGGTTAAAAGTTCTTCAAGCTCAAGATGACGTGGTCAATAAAATGAAAGAGGCTGCACATAAAGAGCTCTTGAATGTGAGCCGTGACCATCATGTGTACAAAAACCTTATAAAAGATCTCGTTGTTCAG AGTTTGGTGAGGCTGAAAGAGCCTTCTATTATATTGAGGTGTCGGGAAGAGGACCTACACTTGGTAGAGGATGTGTTGGAATCAGCTGCTGAGGAGTATGCTGAGAAGGCAAAAGTTCATCTACCAGAGATTGTTGTTGATAAGGATGTCTATCTTCCACCTGCACCCAACCATAACAATCCCCATGATCTTTATTG CTCTGGTGGCGTGGTATTGGCATCTCGAGATGGAAAGATTGTGTTTGAAAATACACTTGATGCACGTTTGGATGTAGTGTTCCGTAATAAACTCCCACAC ATCCGCAAGGAGCTCTTTGGACAAGTTGCTGTTTGA